From Haloglomus litoreum, the proteins below share one genomic window:
- a CDS encoding polysaccharide deacetylase family protein, whose amino-acid sequence MTTRIDPPTNAISFDLEHWHSATLVADSVQDPVDRIEQSTAIVLDLLDRHDVRATFFVVGEVAAAYPDLVGRIAAAGHEIASHGHTHTPLFQLTPREFDDELRRAAAAIGDAAGVEPVGFRAPNFSVTPRTEWAFPVLEVNGYRYDSSVFPVRTPMYGVNRAAIEPHPVEPAAPFRAGDDTTTEGGLVEVPVAVAGPLLRLPVAGGFYGRFLPTRILHWAIERIQRRGVPATLYFHPWEFNPDVPTDEPAIHERFVSFTGIDGAAAKLDRLLQSFEWGPVRSVVERVRNPSADEPGPHVAQDRHGELRSVRETAATRQGR is encoded by the coding sequence GTGACGACACGGATCGACCCCCCGACGAACGCGATCAGCTTCGACCTCGAACACTGGCACTCGGCGACCCTCGTCGCGGACTCGGTCCAGGACCCGGTCGACCGCATCGAGCAGTCGACGGCCATCGTCCTCGACCTGCTCGACCGCCACGATGTCCGGGCCACGTTCTTCGTCGTCGGTGAGGTCGCGGCGGCGTATCCCGACCTCGTCGGGCGTATCGCGGCTGCTGGCCACGAGATCGCCTCTCACGGGCACACGCATACCCCACTGTTCCAGCTGACACCGCGGGAGTTCGACGACGAACTCCGCCGTGCGGCAGCGGCTATCGGGGACGCCGCCGGCGTCGAGCCAGTCGGGTTCAGGGCACCGAACTTCTCGGTGACCCCCCGGACCGAGTGGGCGTTCCCGGTCCTCGAGGTCAACGGCTACCGCTACGACTCCAGCGTCTTCCCGGTGCGGACGCCGATGTACGGTGTCAACCGGGCCGCCATCGAACCCCATCCGGTCGAGCCGGCAGCCCCGTTCCGGGCCGGGGACGACACGACGACCGAGGGGGGGCTGGTGGAGGTGCCGGTCGCGGTCGCTGGGCCCCTGCTCCGGCTTCCAGTCGCCGGCGGGTTCTACGGCCGGTTCCTGCCGACCCGAATCCTCCACTGGGCCATCGAGCGCATCCAGCGCCGGGGCGTCCCAGCCACACTCTACTTCCACCCGTGGGAGTTCAACCCGGACGTTCCGACCGACGAGCCGGCGATCCACGAACGCTTCGTCAGCTTCACCGGTATCGACGGGGCAGCGGCGAAACTGGACCGCCTGCTCCAGTCGTTCGAGTGGGGCCCGGTCCGGAGCGTCGTCGAGCGGGTCCGGAACCCCTCCGCAGACGAACCGGGGCCCCACGTGGCCCAGGACCGCCACGGGGAGCTCCGGTCGGTCCGGGAGACTGCGGCGACACGCCAGGGACGGTGA
- a CDS encoding GNAT family N-acetyltransferase, translating into MARPQHRTEPGRVTVQRCTDPTGWDAFVRDNDGTPFALWGWGDAVETYPHDRWYLTARAEDDIVGGLPLFHIESRLFGDKLVSLPFTSQGALLASGPHAEAATRALLDRAIDLSDDLGVDFASIRATDLGERERFTHRNRFVTFRVPLDDGPGRVWERVKSSRQRQIQGAREDDALTFEVGTSLSALRDFYDLYLRSMRGHGSPPHTFEFFRVLWDRLHDDGHLRLGLVRHEGDVINGVIDLALGERVIQKGVVTDFARRDLNGGSLIHWKSLEWAAENGYRSYNLGRTREASGVYIFKKSFGGEKVWIDDYHYFPDGETQPPDPEDRPYDLARRAWRRLPIPVTRVVGPKIRRGLSL; encoded by the coding sequence ATGGCGCGACCACAACACCGAACCGAACCCGGCCGGGTGACCGTCCAGCGGTGCACGGACCCGACGGGCTGGGACGCGTTCGTCCGGGACAACGACGGGACCCCGTTCGCCCTGTGGGGCTGGGGCGATGCCGTGGAGACGTATCCCCACGACCGCTGGTACCTCACCGCGCGGGCCGAGGATGACATCGTCGGGGGGCTCCCGCTGTTCCACATCGAGAGCCGGCTGTTCGGCGACAAGCTCGTCTCGCTCCCGTTCACCTCCCAGGGGGCCCTGCTGGCCAGCGGCCCGCACGCCGAGGCGGCGACACGGGCCCTGCTGGACCGGGCGATAGACCTGTCCGACGACCTGGGGGTCGACTTCGCCAGCATCCGAGCGACCGACCTCGGCGAGCGGGAGCGGTTCACCCACCGGAACCGGTTCGTCACGTTCCGCGTCCCGCTCGATGACGGTCCCGGACGTGTCTGGGAGCGGGTGAAGTCGAGTCGACAGCGGCAGATACAGGGGGCACGCGAGGACGACGCGCTCACGTTCGAGGTCGGCACGTCGCTCTCGGCACTCCGCGACTTCTACGACCTCTACCTCCGGTCGATGCGGGGTCACGGGAGTCCACCCCACACCTTCGAGTTCTTCAGGGTGCTCTGGGACCGACTCCACGACGACGGCCACCTCAGACTCGGACTGGTCCGCCACGAGGGTGATGTCATCAACGGCGTCATCGACCTGGCGCTCGGCGAGCGGGTCATCCAGAAGGGGGTCGTCACGGACTTCGCCCGGCGGGACCTGAACGGGGGGAGCCTCATCCACTGGAAGTCGCTTGAGTGGGCCGCCGAGAACGGCTACCGGAGCTACAACCTGGGCCGGACCCGGGAGGCGTCCGGGGTGTATATATTCAAGAAGAGCTTCGGCGGCGAGAAGGTCTGGATCGACGATTATCACTATTTCCCGGACGGAGAGACACAGCCCCCCGACCCGGAGGATCGCCCCTACGACCTGGCCAGACGTGCCTGGCGCCGTCTCCCGATTCCCGTCACGCGCGTCGTCGGCCCGAAGATACGCCGGGGGCTCAGCCTCTAG
- a CDS encoding DUF7383 domain-containing protein: MTHRANYALMNFMELLGEDEDDLDTPWAEFVGNRTDAHTFDVPTDDPTEGFVQLQAYDVGEFGHEIVVNGEPLSGFDIPPSPGWQCWMDSITGTDLVGGENTLRVRRDAATDDAFVIGTATVHWKEPVE; encoded by the coding sequence ATGACCCATCGGGCCAACTACGCGCTGATGAACTTCATGGAGCTGCTCGGGGAGGACGAGGACGACCTGGACACGCCGTGGGCGGAGTTCGTGGGCAACCGGACCGACGCGCACACGTTCGACGTGCCGACCGACGACCCGACGGAGGGGTTCGTCCAGCTGCAGGCCTACGACGTGGGCGAGTTCGGCCACGAGATCGTCGTCAACGGCGAGCCGCTGTCGGGGTTCGACATCCCGCCGTCGCCGGGCTGGCAGTGCTGGATGGACTCTATCACGGGCACCGACCTCGTCGGCGGGGAGAACACGCTCCGGGTCCGGCGCGACGCCGCCACCGACGACGCGTTCGTCATCGGGACCGCGACCGTCCACTGGAAGGAGCCGGTCGAGTAG
- a CDS encoding glycosyltransferase family 2 protein, whose product MRDRTRQQRRGVVPAESVDRPALGLVADRANLKQLVRAVLRAQRHDYPVLVSCPEADSFVATVVRRLGATLVVPEGSHPDSEAVRRSLTATARRHGHPGLLFHRRLDERVAFEAVAPAFAEPGEYVVEAPTTASTSSGRSVLVGIPAFNEEDAIGAVIEESDEYADTVLVVDDGSRDRTGERATEAGAVVVEHESNRGYGGALKTLFREARQLDADHLVVVDGDGQHDTTDIPELVSTQRRTGSEIVIGNRFGSGTEPPLYRRVGLGIINGLMAGCLRLFDVGFRVRDAQSGFRAYDRRAIRSLAADASIGDRMDASSDILFHAARQGYDVTEVDTTITYDGEATSTHPPVAHGLRVVRSILRAVALERPMTVLGAPGFVGASAGLALVYWALATLVRTGTLPHHLTLPSILLTLGGLLACLSAVVVRSLDGYLDLDHH is encoded by the coding sequence ATGAGAGACCGGACCAGACAGCAGCGTCGCGGAGTCGTCCCGGCCGAGTCGGTGGACCGCCCTGCGCTCGGACTGGTCGCCGACCGGGCGAACCTGAAGCAACTGGTCCGGGCCGTCCTCCGTGCACAGCGACACGACTATCCTGTGCTGGTCTCCTGTCCCGAAGCGGATAGTTTCGTCGCGACCGTGGTGCGGCGGCTGGGGGCCACCCTCGTCGTTCCGGAGGGCTCCCATCCGGACAGCGAGGCGGTCCGGCGGAGCCTCACCGCCACCGCCCGCCGGCACGGCCATCCCGGACTGCTGTTCCACCGACGGCTCGACGAACGCGTGGCGTTCGAGGCCGTCGCCCCGGCGTTCGCGGAGCCCGGCGAGTACGTCGTCGAGGCGCCGACGACGGCGAGTACCTCCTCCGGGAGGTCGGTCCTGGTCGGCATCCCCGCGTTCAACGAGGAGGATGCCATCGGGGCCGTCATCGAGGAGTCGGACGAGTACGCCGATACGGTGCTGGTGGTCGACGACGGGAGCCGGGACCGGACCGGCGAACGGGCTACCGAGGCCGGCGCCGTGGTGGTCGAACACGAGTCGAACCGCGGCTACGGTGGGGCACTCAAAACGCTGTTCCGGGAGGCCCGGCAACTGGACGCCGACCACCTCGTCGTCGTCGACGGGGACGGCCAGCACGACACCACCGACATCCCGGAACTCGTCTCGACCCAGCGCCGGACCGGCAGCGAGATCGTCATCGGCAACCGGTTCGGGTCCGGAACCGAGCCGCCGCTGTACCGGCGCGTCGGGCTCGGAATCATCAACGGGCTGATGGCCGGGTGCCTGCGTCTGTTCGACGTGGGGTTCCGGGTTCGCGACGCCCAGAGCGGGTTCCGGGCCTACGATCGGCGGGCCATCCGGTCGCTCGCGGCCGACGCCTCCATCGGCGACCGGATGGACGCGAGCAGTGACATCCTCTTCCACGCCGCCAGGCAGGGGTACGACGTCACCGAGGTCGACACCACCATCACGTACGACGGCGAGGCGACGAGCACCCATCCCCCGGTGGCTCACGGCCTGCGGGTCGTCAGGTCGATACTCCGAGCTGTGGCGCTGGAGCGCCCCATGACCGTCCTCGGCGCTCCGGGGTTCGTCGGTGCCTCGGCCGGCCTCGCGCTCGTCTACTGGGCGCTCGCCACCCTCGTCCGGACCGGGACGCTCCCGCACCACCTGACCCTCCCCTCCATCCTCCTGACGCTCGGCGGACTGCTCGCGTGCCTCTCGGCCGTGGTCGTCCGCTCGCTCGACGGCTACCTGGACCTCGACCACCACTGA